Genomic segment of Terriglobales bacterium:
GATGTGTGTGCCGCCCACGTCAGTGATCGGCTGCACCGTGGCGGGTGCCGCGACCTTGAAATAGCCATGGTCCTGCCAGAACGCCATCGCTCGTTGTTCAAGTTCGGTCTTCCAGTCCGGCCCGTAAAGGTCGGCGGACTTCAACTGCGCGGTGAGACGGCTAGTTTCCTCGGCGGGAAGCTGCACGTCCCCGGTATAGGCGACGTTCCGAATGGCAATGCCGGCCGCTGTCTGCGCCCGCGGATAGTTCGCGGTGCTAAGCAGCAAGGTGATGCAAACAGCCAATGCCATGGCGAAATTGTAGCTCTACAATCCACTTGAAACTGGAAACTAGAAACTGGAAACTGCTCTCGTGATTGCCCACCTGCGCGGACGGCTGCTTTCCAAGAATCCCAACCAGGCTGTGATCGAGACGCGCGACGGCGTGGGCTACGACCTCACCATCAGCGTGCCGACATTTGCCGAACTGCCCGACGCAGGGAGCGAGGTGGCGCTGCACGTCTACACGCATGTGCGCGACGATGCCATTGCGCTGTTCGGGTTCCTGCGCGAGCGCGAGAAGCAGCTGTTCACCAGGCTGCTGGCGGTGAGCGGCATCGGTCCGAAACTGGCGATCACCATCCTGAGCGGGATGCCGAGCGACGCGATGGTTGGGGCCATCCGCGGCGGCGACGTGGCGCGGCTGACGCGCATTCCGGGAATCGGCCGGAAGACGGCCGAGCGCATGGTGCTGGAGCTGCGCGACAAGCTGGAGGCGTTCGGAGCGGCGCCGGCCGCGGCCGCGGCTTCACCCACGGAAGAAGACGTGATCTCGGCCCTGGTCAACCTGGGATATCAGCGCGGGGCGGCGGAGCGGGCGCTGGCGGCGGCGGCGCGCAACGGCGGCGCGAAGAGCTTCGAGGCGCTGTTCCGCGATTCGCTGGCGCAGCTTTCGAAATAAGCAGTGAATAGCGGCCAGTGGACAGTGGATAGGGGACAGCAAAAACATTGCGCGTGACGAGCGGGACAGAGGAGGCGCGCATGCGTAGAACGAATGCGGTGCTGGCGGCGGTGCTCTTAATTGCGGGCAGCGGGTGGGC
This window contains:
- the ruvA gene encoding Holliday junction branch migration protein RuvA, with translation MIAHLRGRLLSKNPNQAVIETRDGVGYDLTISVPTFAELPDAGSEVALHVYTHVRDDAIALFGFLREREKQLFTRLLAVSGIGPKLAITILSGMPSDAMVGAIRGGDVARLTRIPGIGRKTAERMVLELRDKLEAFGAAPAAAAASPTEEDVISALVNLGYQRGAAERALAAAARNGGAKSFEALFRDSLAQLSK